The Paenibacillus sp. FSL W8-0426 region CCGAAGAGAAATACCGCGCGGATTATCGCAAGCGATAATGGTTATAATCCAGAAGGTAATCCATTGAATGCAACTCGATGTAACATTGGATTTAAATCCAAGGTAAAATAATATAGCTTATTGACTAACGTTCGTTACTATATTATAGTTACCAAGAGAGCATAATGAAAATTTTGGGAGGCGAATGGAAAGTGACCACGTTTATTGACGCTTTGAAAAAAAGAAGATCGTTTTATGGCATTAGCAAAGAATCCACCATTTCGGATGCACGAATTCAGGAAATCGTTGAAGAAGCCGTGAAATACACGCCAACTTCGTTCAACTCTCAGACGTCCCGCGCAGTTGTGCTGCTCGGTGAGCAGCATGATAAATTGTGGAACCATACGGAAGAAATTTTGCGCGAAGTAGTCGGCAACGAAGAAGCATTCCAATCGACTGCGGAGAAAATGGCCTCGTTCCGCGCAGGATACGGTACCGTACTGTACTTCGAGGACAACAATGTCATCGCTCAGCTTCAACAAAACTTCGCCTCTTATGCGGACAATTTTCCGATTTGGGCGAACCAATCCAACG contains the following coding sequences:
- a CDS encoding nitroreductase family protein; protein product: MKILGGEWKVTTFIDALKKRRSFYGISKESTISDARIQEIVEEAVKYTPTSFNSQTSRAVVLLGEQHDKLWNHTEEILREVVGNEEAFQSTAEKMASFRAGYGTVLYFEDNNVIAQLQQNFASYADNFPIWANQSNGMLQLVIWTALEEEGLGASLQHYNPLIDEKVKQEWNIPEHWRLIAQMPFGKPTATPGDKEFQPIEERVKVYN